From Hartmannibacter diazotrophicus, a single genomic window includes:
- the rpiA gene encoding ribose-5-phosphate isomerase RpiA, with translation MSADALKREAAAMALDHVEGGMRLGLGTGSTASWFVRLLADKVKGGLDVIGVPTSEATAALAREVGVRLTTLDDVGGLDLTVDGTDEFDPALNLVKGGGGALLREKIVASDSERMIVIADDSKRVKALGAFPLPIEVVTFGAGATLRAVEKAAASVGLSGPLVFRSRADGSRYVTDQGNWIVDASFRQISDPKALALALSGIPGVVEHGLFIDLASMIILAGAGGVERIDPV, from the coding sequence ATGAGTGCCGATGCCCTGAAGCGAGAAGCCGCCGCGATGGCGCTCGACCATGTCGAGGGCGGCATGCGTCTTGGTCTCGGCACCGGCTCCACGGCATCGTGGTTCGTGCGGCTGCTCGCCGACAAGGTGAAGGGCGGGCTCGATGTCATCGGCGTGCCGACCTCCGAGGCAACGGCGGCGCTGGCCCGGGAGGTTGGCGTGCGCCTCACGACGCTCGACGACGTTGGCGGCCTGGATCTTACCGTGGACGGAACGGACGAGTTCGACCCGGCCCTCAACCTCGTCAAGGGCGGCGGCGGGGCGCTTCTGCGCGAGAAGATCGTTGCCTCCGATTCGGAGCGAATGATCGTGATTGCCGACGACAGCAAGCGGGTGAAGGCCCTCGGCGCCTTTCCGCTGCCGATCGAAGTGGTCACCTTCGGGGCCGGCGCGACGCTGCGTGCCGTCGAAAAGGCAGCCGCAAGTGTCGGGCTTTCCGGGCCTTTGGTCTTCCGGTCGAGGGCGGACGGAAGCCGTTACGTCACCGATCAGGGCAACTGGATTGTCGATGCATCATTTCGCCAGATTTCGGACCCAAAAGCGCTCGCCCTCGCGCTTTCGGGCATTCCGGGCGTTGTGGAGCACGGGCTTTTCATCGATCTTGCGTCCATGATCATTCTCGCCGGCGCCGGTGGCGTCGAGCGCATCGATCCGGTTTGA
- a CDS encoding LysE family translocator, which translates to MTLDLYLGFLLVSTLVILVPGPNVTLIIAVAASHGVRAGLMTVLGTTLAQTVQVLMVALGLTWLVAAYGAAFEVIRWAGAVYLVWLGLKTWRDASRPMPSDARFGGATRRGFLIGLANPKSLAFLAAFFPQFISPLQPAGDQFALLAVSYLTLAALFDSGYAVVAGASRQLFSTERARRLIGRISGAVLMSGGLWLAALRRS; encoded by the coding sequence ATGACGCTCGATCTCTATCTCGGCTTTCTTCTCGTCTCGACCCTCGTCATTCTGGTACCCGGCCCCAACGTCACTCTGATCATCGCGGTCGCCGCCTCACATGGCGTCAGAGCCGGTCTGATGACCGTCCTCGGAACGACCCTCGCCCAGACAGTTCAGGTTCTCATGGTCGCGCTCGGCTTGACGTGGCTGGTCGCGGCCTATGGTGCAGCCTTCGAGGTCATCCGCTGGGCCGGCGCCGTCTATCTGGTATGGCTGGGATTGAAGACCTGGCGTGATGCTTCCCGGCCAATGCCATCGGATGCCCGGTTCGGCGGCGCGACGAGGCGAGGCTTTCTGATCGGTCTAGCCAACCCGAAGAGCCTTGCCTTTCTGGCGGCCTTCTTCCCGCAGTTCATTTCCCCGTTGCAACCGGCCGGTGACCAGTTCGCCCTCCTGGCCGTGTCCTATCTCACGCTGGCCGCGCTCTTCGACAGCGGCTATGCGGTCGTCGCGGGCGCAAGCCGCCAGCTGTTCTCGACCGAACGCGCCCGACGGCTGATCGGCCGGATATCGGGCGCCGTGCTCATGAGCGGCGGGCTCTGGCTTGCGGCCCTTCGCCGGAGCTGA
- a CDS encoding HAD family hydrolase, whose product MSLADVTTIGFDADDTLWQNEHFFKMTEARFAELLADHADMETITARLLETERRNLSYFGFGIKGFVLSMIDTAIEVTSGRVDAATIAEIMNYGRALIDHPVETLPHARETLEALSETHRLVLVTKGDLFDQERKLAQSGLGDFFDAVEIVSDKTMATYERVFARHGDGPDRAVMIGNSLKSDVLPAIAAGAHGIFVPHPLSWALEHAEPPQNEPLYHEIEHLGELVPLFHPHSSG is encoded by the coding sequence ATGAGCCTTGCGGACGTGACCACCATCGGCTTCGACGCCGACGACACGCTCTGGCAGAACGAGCACTTCTTCAAGATGACGGAGGCCCGTTTCGCCGAACTCCTTGCCGACCATGCCGACATGGAGACGATAACCGCCCGGCTGCTGGAGACCGAGCGCCGCAACCTTTCCTATTTCGGTTTCGGCATCAAGGGTTTCGTCCTCTCCATGATCGACACCGCCATCGAGGTGACGAGCGGCCGGGTCGATGCCGCGACCATCGCGGAGATCATGAACTACGGCCGCGCTCTCATCGACCACCCGGTCGAGACCCTGCCCCACGCCCGCGAGACGCTGGAGGCCCTGAGCGAGACCCACCGGCTCGTGCTCGTCACCAAGGGCGATCTCTTCGACCAGGAGCGCAAGCTCGCCCAGTCCGGCCTCGGCGACTTCTTCGATGCCGTGGAAATCGTCAGCGACAAGACGATGGCGACCTACGAGCGCGTCTTTGCCCGCCATGGCGACGGCCCGGACCGCGCCGTGATGATCGGCAATTCCCTGAAGTCCGACGTGCTGCCGGCAATCGCCGCGGGCGCTCACGGCATCTTCGTGCCGCATCCGCTGAGTTGGGCGCTGGAACACGCCGAGCCGCCGCAGAACGAGCCGCTCTATCACGAGATCGAACATCTCGGCGAACTCGTGCCGCTGTTTCATCCGCATTCGTCCGGCTGA
- a CDS encoding HAD family hydrolase, whose protein sequence is MTRPPLVVFDLDGTLLDTAADLIGAVNHLMAEEGLPPLDPNAHKVTVSRGGKAMVAAGLEAAGVTVDDAALEALTERFVDLYIRHVADETQPFPGTLDALDRLEQAGIRLAVCTNKRHVLAIELFEKLDLLSRFAAICGGDSFAVRKPDPGHILKTIEAAGGDPATSVMVGDSYADIDAAKAAGVPVIGVSFGYTDIPVRDLGADAVIDHYDELCDTLARLSPAMAARLG, encoded by the coding sequence ATGACCCGCCCGCCTCTCGTCGTCTTCGACCTCGATGGAACCCTGCTCGATACGGCCGCCGACCTGATCGGCGCCGTCAACCATCTGATGGCCGAGGAGGGCCTGCCTCCCCTCGACCCGAACGCCCACAAAGTCACCGTCAGCCGCGGCGGCAAGGCCATGGTCGCCGCCGGGCTGGAGGCTGCGGGCGTGACCGTCGACGATGCCGCGCTGGAAGCACTGACCGAGCGCTTCGTCGATCTCTATATCCGCCACGTTGCCGACGAGACGCAGCCCTTTCCGGGAACCCTCGACGCCCTCGATCGGCTCGAACAGGCCGGCATCCGCCTGGCGGTCTGCACCAACAAGCGCCACGTGCTCGCCATCGAGCTTTTCGAGAAGCTCGATCTTCTCTCCCGTTTCGCGGCGATCTGCGGCGGCGACAGCTTTGCCGTCCGCAAGCCCGATCCGGGCCATATCTTGAAAACGATCGAAGCGGCCGGCGGCGATCCCGCGACATCGGTGATGGTGGGGGATTCCTACGCCGACATCGACGCAGCAAAAGCGGCCGGCGTGCCGGTCATCGGCGTCAGCTTCGGCTATACGGACATTCCCGTGCGCGACCTCGGCGCCGACGCCGTCATCGATCACTATGACGAGCTTTGCGACACCCTCGCCCGCCTGTCGCCCGCCATGGCGGCTCGGCTCGGCTGA